Proteins encoded by one window of Cuniculiplasma divulgatum:
- the tgtA gene encoding tRNA guanosine(15) transglycosylase TgtA, with amino-acid sequence MTGQSLTMQILHREGLARIGRFKTDHGYVDTPNIMPVINPNLRTIPIDTMKKFGTQAIITNSYIIRRNQDLKDEALKNGLHSLIGFDGTIMTDSGTFQSYVYGGVEYENRDTVEFQIDIKSDISTILDIFSTPSDSHEKARLAVDETHKRFEEIKDIAKSHNISGPIQGSIYRDLRRRSAKLMSDTDASYLPIGGVVPLLEQYKYSNLVDIILESKLASDFSKPVHLFGGGHPMFMGMAVLLGVDMFDSASYVKYARDDRLLYTEGTRYLADVTELPYWSPLNERFTIKEIKSLEEKERYSILAEHNLFAIFQELSEIRERIRENTLWQYIESKSRSHPSLYSAFKRILTHSKRIEPYFELYRKSPLFHFGTETNRSPYGIRLKKLEPEKGTYSTLSSREWKPARLSQDFVRNVYEKSEENFCINWYGLKIPVEMEEIYPVEQVISGYEKETKGTLFRRDNGYEKVRNFNLEKLRRVADFQFGKGNGKSIFPDDCKITVSKATGRIRTISRNDSILATMRAHDGFIGLTFEGGLKLHEVSKGMNNRVMVTRESATYNSQGKSVFFKFVEQNDMGIIPLNDVLVVDPDDSLIAVGRAMVSGREMRMYKDGVAVTINHHIQETTS; translated from the coding sequence ATGACAGGACAGAGCTTAACAATGCAGATTCTTCACAGAGAAGGTCTTGCAAGAATAGGTAGATTTAAGACAGACCATGGGTATGTTGATACACCAAACATAATGCCTGTGATCAATCCTAATTTGCGTACAATACCAATAGATACCATGAAGAAATTTGGAACACAGGCCATTATAACAAATAGTTATATTATAAGAAGAAACCAGGATCTGAAGGATGAGGCACTTAAAAACGGCCTTCACAGCCTTATTGGCTTTGATGGAACTATAATGACCGATTCCGGAACATTCCAGAGTTATGTTTATGGTGGAGTAGAATATGAAAACAGAGATACTGTAGAATTTCAGATAGATATAAAGAGCGATATTTCCACAATTCTAGATATATTTTCCACGCCCAGCGATTCCCATGAAAAAGCCAGACTGGCAGTAGATGAAACTCACAAGAGATTCGAAGAGATAAAGGATATAGCAAAAAGTCATAATATTTCTGGACCTATCCAGGGGTCTATTTATAGAGATTTGAGGCGTAGAAGCGCAAAACTAATGTCAGATACTGATGCAAGTTATCTTCCCATAGGTGGCGTTGTTCCGTTGCTGGAACAGTACAAATACAGTAACCTCGTGGATATTATTCTTGAATCAAAACTTGCAAGTGACTTCTCAAAGCCCGTTCACCTATTTGGAGGTGGCCATCCTATGTTCATGGGAATGGCAGTACTTCTTGGAGTTGATATGTTTGATTCGGCATCCTACGTTAAATATGCAAGGGATGACAGACTTCTTTACACCGAAGGCACAAGATATCTGGCAGATGTGACAGAGCTTCCCTACTGGAGTCCACTAAATGAAAGATTTACGATAAAGGAAATAAAATCTCTTGAAGAAAAAGAAAGATATTCAATCCTTGCTGAACACAATTTATTTGCAATTTTCCAGGAACTATCCGAAATAAGGGAAAGAATTAGAGAAAACACACTCTGGCAATATATTGAATCTAAATCCAGATCACATCCTTCGTTATATTCCGCATTTAAAAGAATACTGACACACTCAAAAAGAATAGAACCTTACTTTGAACTTTACAGGAAGAGTCCACTCTTCCACTTTGGAACAGAGACTAACAGGTCACCCTATGGGATTAGATTAAAGAAGCTTGAACCTGAAAAGGGTACTTACAGCACCTTATCATCCAGGGAGTGGAAACCAGCGAGACTAAGCCAGGATTTTGTGAGGAATGTTTATGAAAAATCAGAAGAGAATTTCTGTATTAACTGGTACGGATTGAAAATCCCTGTGGAGATGGAAGAGATATATCCTGTGGAACAGGTGATTTCGGGTTATGAGAAAGAAACTAAAGGAACATTATTCAGGAGAGATAATGGTTATGAAAAGGTCAGAAATTTCAACCTTGAAAAACTTAGAAGAGTTGCAGATTTCCAGTTTGGAAAAGGAAATGGTAAAAGTATATTTCCAGATGACTGCAAAATTACAGTTTCAAAAGCAACAGGCAGGATCAGGACTATTTCGAGGAATGATAGTATACTTGCAACCATGAGAGCCCATGATGGCTTTATAGGTCTCACCTTTGAAGGAGGGCTTAAATTACATGAGGTTTCTAAAGGAATGAATAATAGAGTGATGGTCACCAGGGAAAGTGCAACATATAATTCTCAGGGAAAAAGTGTTTTCTTCAAATTCGTAGAACAAAATGACATGGGAATAATTCCACTGAATGATGTTCTTGTTGTGGATCCTGATGACTCACTTATTGCTGTTGGCAGGGCAATGGTATCCGGACGGGAAATGAGAATGTACAAAGATGGTGTTGCTGTTACAATCAATCATCACATACAGGAGACCACAAGTTAA
- a CDS encoding DUF488 domain-containing protein, whose protein sequence is MIILKRVYDLEDGDIGTRILVERLWPRGMKKDSLKLFWWAKDIAPSTELRKWFNHEDQKYAEFRERYMEELRHNKDIQKLAEICNKGDVIFLYSASNEKHNSAVVLKEFIEKNSHNY, encoded by the coding sequence ATGATAATTTTGAAAAGGGTCTATGATCTTGAGGATGGAGACATTGGGACAAGAATTCTGGTTGAAAGATTGTGGCCAAGAGGCATGAAAAAAGATTCCCTTAAATTGTTCTGGTGGGCAAAAGATATTGCTCCTTCCACGGAACTTAGAAAATGGTTCAATCACGAGGATCAAAAGTATGCTGAGTTTAGGGAAAGATATATGGAGGAGCTAAGGCATAACAAAGACATCCAAAAACTTGCAGAGATATGTAACAAAGGAGATGTTATTTTCCTGTACAGTGCAAGTAATGAAAAGCACAACAGTGCTGTAGTACTTAAAGAATTTATTGAAAAAAATAGCCATAACTATTAA
- a CDS encoding MFS transporter — MTRFIRAFGRGSTFIFLPLIFIIVYHISFIITGLFLGSATLLMAFVQYYSGILTDRIGRRTILVYSQIPAVVFYLLIYYTVANPYYFVLLLGSWYGTIIINSIQYPAVQASVADITSVRDRLSGYTIMRIMANLGIAIGPLLGAYLAYFGLQYIFLVSSAVTVVEIFMLYFLMRETYVPSDHIQVMKGELSRTYMKDRFFVVFIIIGVLLQIFMRQRGSTFTVYTIVLQNLPYMYLGYIWALNGILVVALQFPLLRLMTKVGNPMMWRGVGTLFYAISFLVLTDSTAFLILALFMTISTFGEDLLSPTTQSIITTLAPDNMRGSYVGVYNLYSSFGGFAGAIIGLYLLFVLQSVSSTYWFYIAIGTVVVAVMYMFISGMFSRRMKEMEETVISSNVG, encoded by the coding sequence ATGACAAGGTTCATTCGTGCCTTTGGAAGGGGTTCAACTTTCATTTTCCTACCTTTAATCTTCATAATAGTTTATCACATAAGTTTTATAATTACCGGTCTTTTTCTGGGTTCTGCCACACTTCTAATGGCTTTTGTCCAGTATTACTCTGGGATACTGACAGACAGGATCGGTAGAAGAACAATTCTTGTATATTCCCAAATACCAGCAGTGGTTTTCTATCTGCTGATCTATTATACGGTTGCAAATCCGTATTATTTTGTTCTCCTGCTTGGATCATGGTACGGAACAATAATAATAAACTCAATACAGTACCCGGCAGTACAGGCTTCTGTAGCAGATATAACATCGGTAAGAGACAGACTTTCAGGTTACACGATAATGAGGATAATGGCTAATCTCGGTATTGCCATAGGGCCACTGCTTGGGGCATATCTAGCATACTTTGGACTCCAATACATATTCCTGGTATCCAGCGCTGTTACCGTGGTGGAAATTTTCATGCTTTATTTCCTAATGAGGGAAACCTATGTTCCATCAGATCACATTCAGGTAATGAAAGGGGAGTTGAGCAGGACATATATGAAGGATAGATTTTTCGTCGTTTTCATAATTATAGGGGTACTTCTACAGATTTTCATGAGACAAAGAGGATCAACATTTACAGTTTATACAATCGTATTGCAGAATCTTCCTTATATGTATCTTGGATATATATGGGCGCTCAATGGAATACTTGTGGTGGCTCTTCAGTTTCCATTACTGAGGCTTATGACGAAGGTTGGAAATCCAATGATGTGGAGAGGCGTCGGAACACTTTTTTATGCTATCTCTTTCCTCGTTCTTACAGATTCAACTGCATTTCTAATACTGGCACTCTTTATGACCATATCAACCTTTGGTGAGGATCTACTTTCCCCAACCACCCAGAGTATTATCACCACTCTTGCACCAGATAATATGAGGGGCTCCTATGTTGGCGTTTACAACTTATATTCAAGTTTTGGAGGGTTTGCAGGTGCAATTATCGGACTATATCTTCTGTTTGTTTTACAGAGTGTTTCAAGCACATACTGGTTCTACATTGCTATAGGTACTGTGGTGGTCGCGGTTATGTATATGTTCATAAGTGGTATGTTCTCCCGTAGAATGAAGGAAATGGAGGAAACCGTAATTTCAAGCAATGTCGGATGA
- a CDS encoding DMT family transporter has translation MQNETKYSFLIIIATLSWGITFPLIKISLEYMSPVIFLAIRFLISTIVMIPFIKNRSDLTGLRQGFIAGFFLFLGYYFQTIGLYFTTPAISGFVTGLYIVLVPVIAYLIFRQRISKSDLSAVTLAFVGLLIITVGEVSNFSLQLGDLLTFICAVGYAMQIIYVSRNNKLDMVKFTFFQMAAVSLYSTIAIPTFKIYFNFSSPILIFTIAFTAIFAGVVAYFITNKALVYVKPEKASIIMVSEPVFAAIFSVILTGIPLSYYTIGGGALMVIAMLMTIVLV, from the coding sequence ATGCAGAACGAAACTAAGTACTCATTTTTAATCATAATAGCAACTCTTTCGTGGGGAATCACATTTCCACTGATCAAGATATCACTGGAATACATGTCTCCTGTAATATTTCTTGCCATTAGGTTTTTGATATCAACAATTGTGATGATTCCATTCATAAAAAACAGGAGTGATCTCACAGGATTGAGGCAGGGATTTATTGCCGGATTCTTTCTGTTTCTTGGATATTACTTCCAGACCATAGGACTATATTTCACGACACCAGCTATTTCGGGATTTGTTACCGGCCTTTACATAGTACTTGTTCCAGTAATTGCATACCTTATTTTTCGCCAGAGAATTTCAAAAAGTGATCTATCGGCGGTAACTCTTGCATTTGTTGGTCTTTTGATTATTACAGTGGGAGAGGTAAGTAACTTTTCACTTCAGCTAGGAGATCTTCTTACTTTCATATGTGCCGTTGGATACGCAATGCAGATAATCTATGTTTCAAGGAATAATAAGCTGGATATGGTGAAATTTACCTTTTTTCAAATGGCAGCAGTTTCACTTTATTCAACCATAGCAATACCTACCTTTAAGATATATTTCAACTTTTCATCTCCAATTCTCATCTTTACTATCGCTTTCACTGCAATTTTTGCAGGGGTTGTGGCATATTTTATAACCAACAAGGCACTGGTTTACGTGAAGCCTGAAAAGGCAAGCATAATAATGGTTTCAGAACCAGTGTTTGCTGCAATTTTCTCAGTCATACTTACAGGAATACCACTTTCCTATTACACTATTGGAGGGGGAGCTCTGATGGTTATCGCAATGTTAATGACAATAGTGCTTGTATGA
- a CDS encoding DegT/DnrJ/EryC1/StrS family aminotransferase, translating into MGELMASIVEMVDNYGRYRRDVLNLQASENFLCSHVKMALGTDLGGRYSHVMPDGRNAYGGTEMIENIFNETERNIKTLYGSKFAEIRPLGGHIAAEISLLSTIQKNDTIMAISEENGGYTGYMENYLPNMLGFKTEFIPYSEEKQEIDYDSFEKKATEIKPKAVVLGQSFFVKHYDLGRIREICDKTGSKLLYDGSHVMGLVAGKKFQPDALKYSDILFGSTHKTFFGPQGGIVLTNNEELAEKINENVVWKTMDNYHPNRIAALGIAAQDLITFGESYAGWIVSNTYTLARTLNDSGIAVKYAPWYSESHQIILSKDNFQKYGDFKTISKRLENNRIIADTEGRLGTAEITRIGLTDMVTLGEVVSDAIKGKDVRSRITEVLRNSSIKFCR; encoded by the coding sequence ATGGGAGAATTAATGGCATCGATCGTAGAAATGGTGGACAATTATGGGAGGTACAGGAGAGATGTCCTGAATCTTCAGGCATCGGAGAATTTTCTCTGCTCTCACGTGAAGATGGCATTGGGAACAGATTTAGGTGGGAGATATTCCCATGTTATGCCAGATGGGAGAAATGCCTATGGCGGAACTGAGATGATAGAGAATATTTTCAACGAAACAGAGAGAAACATAAAAACATTATATGGTTCTAAGTTTGCGGAAATAAGACCACTGGGTGGACATATTGCAGCGGAGATCAGTTTACTGAGCACAATTCAAAAAAATGATACAATAATGGCAATAAGTGAAGAAAACGGTGGATACACCGGATACATGGAAAACTATCTTCCGAATATGCTGGGGTTCAAGACTGAATTCATCCCTTACAGTGAGGAAAAACAGGAAATTGACTACGACTCTTTTGAAAAGAAGGCAACGGAGATTAAACCCAAGGCAGTTGTGCTTGGTCAGTCTTTTTTTGTAAAGCATTATGATCTCGGTCGAATAAGAGAAATTTGCGATAAAACAGGTTCAAAGCTCCTTTATGACGGATCACATGTAATGGGACTCGTAGCTGGTAAGAAATTTCAGCCAGACGCACTTAAATATTCAGACATTTTATTCGGTTCAACTCACAAGACATTCTTTGGCCCGCAGGGAGGAATTGTTCTCACAAACAATGAAGAATTAGCTGAAAAAATAAACGAAAATGTTGTTTGGAAAACAATGGATAACTATCATCCGAATAGGATTGCCGCTCTTGGCATTGCTGCTCAGGACCTCATAACATTCGGAGAAAGTTATGCAGGATGGATTGTTTCAAACACATATACTCTTGCCAGAACGCTAAACGATTCAGGTATTGCAGTAAAATATGCGCCATGGTATTCTGAAAGTCACCAGATAATTCTCTCAAAGGATAATTTCCAGAAATATGGTGATTTCAAAACAATAAGCAAGAGACTAGAAAATAATAGAATAATCGCAGATACGGAAGGGAGACTCGGTACAGCGGAAATTACAAGAATTGGGCTAACAGACATGGTTACCCTGGGAGAGGTAGTCTCCGATGCCATAAAGGGAAAAGATGTAAGAAGCAGGATCACTGAAGTCCTGAGAAATTCAAGTATAAAATTTTGCAGGTGA
- a CDS encoding DNA-directed DNA polymerase, with translation MKISLRIISSSYRTSDTVLEIFGRTIDGTSVTVLCGGFDPYFDVIEPNEQEIEGIKKNQEFKRMENLELWVKGETRKAIRIYVNHPYKVPELRSLFVSTVMAADIPFHHRFIYDLDLGACIEVEGEEVIDRNRYHTDMVLKADIKGIRTTDDFTPDVRVLSFDIENAFPPDEGDTYGKIIVIGYSIRSKKGIETEKGAITGEEKEILSNFNKLILEKDPDIIIGYNIDGYDLPVIEYRMERYRLTLDIGRDGSKARRMNGQFWRVKGRIISDVWWNVKKILKPKHETLNYVAMELLNEGKDDVDRLNIMEEYKNRPKEVIDYCIKDADLTLRIMEKMRVVDRNMFMSTVTKLPLEDTTNGGTSNYVDSLLIRLATQRNIAVPMTASQALKDRAIEGGHVESIGAGLYDMVIVLDFKSMYPSIIMKYNICFTTLSEKGTIISPTGARFLDPSVRKGLIPELLQTLMARRDQVKKQMKQATGDEKDYLDGVQNAIKILMNTFYGVLASSFYRFTNPELGSSVTSFARNTIMGLIDKLKKKDLKVIYGDTDSVFIESGKKELTDAIKMGNDLSKEISDDLHILIEFEKIMDPFFSHGAKKRYVGKIVYPMDSAGEMLVRGYEVRRTDSFDMQSELLESVFDSLMKKDVSGARKNAVDVIERMISGDRSIDISKLVISRSVKDSASYANADSMANVRAARKLQERGERFIPGMKVSWIVTNSRVTPQEVEPYIDGEKFEDEPDWLYYAKRVEETVNRVFESLDEPIHLVEQGSKSGKRQQAVHNSKNTTLDSFMEG, from the coding sequence ATGAAAATAAGTCTTAGAATAATTTCATCCTCATACAGAACTTCAGATACTGTTTTGGAGATATTTGGGAGGACAATCGACGGAACATCAGTAACGGTCCTGTGTGGTGGTTTCGATCCATATTTTGATGTTATAGAGCCAAATGAGCAGGAGATAGAAGGAATCAAGAAGAATCAAGAATTCAAGAGAATGGAGAACCTTGAACTATGGGTCAAGGGAGAGACAAGAAAAGCAATAAGAATTTATGTTAATCATCCATATAAAGTGCCAGAACTGCGCTCCCTTTTTGTTTCCACAGTAATGGCTGCAGATATACCTTTTCACCACAGATTCATCTACGATCTTGACCTTGGGGCCTGTATTGAGGTAGAAGGTGAGGAAGTCATTGACAGAAATAGATATCATACCGATATGGTTTTAAAAGCCGATATTAAAGGCATAAGAACAACTGATGATTTCACACCTGATGTAAGGGTACTTAGCTTTGACATAGAGAATGCATTTCCACCAGATGAAGGTGACACTTATGGAAAGATCATAGTAATAGGCTACTCTATAAGAAGCAAAAAGGGTATAGAAACAGAGAAAGGTGCCATTACGGGAGAAGAGAAGGAAATTCTTTCAAATTTTAATAAGCTTATTCTGGAAAAGGACCCTGATATTATTATAGGATACAACATAGATGGGTACGATCTACCTGTAATTGAATACAGGATGGAACGGTACAGACTCACACTTGATATAGGACGGGACGGATCAAAGGCAAGGAGGATGAACGGCCAGTTCTGGAGGGTAAAGGGAAGGATAATAAGTGACGTATGGTGGAACGTAAAGAAGATCCTGAAACCAAAACATGAAACTCTTAATTATGTTGCAATGGAACTCCTGAACGAAGGAAAGGATGATGTTGACAGGCTTAACATTATGGAAGAATACAAGAACAGACCTAAGGAAGTCATTGACTATTGTATTAAGGATGCAGATCTAACACTGAGGATCATGGAAAAGATGCGGGTTGTTGATAGAAATATGTTCATGTCTACTGTTACCAAACTTCCACTGGAGGATACAACAAATGGCGGAACAAGTAATTATGTGGATTCTTTGCTCATAAGACTGGCAACGCAAAGGAATATTGCAGTTCCAATGACAGCAAGTCAGGCGCTCAAGGACAGGGCAATAGAAGGCGGCCATGTGGAGTCAATAGGAGCAGGACTGTATGATATGGTGATAGTACTGGACTTCAAAAGCATGTATCCATCCATAATTATGAAATACAATATATGTTTCACCACATTAAGTGAAAAAGGAACTATTATTTCGCCTACAGGGGCAAGATTTCTGGATCCATCTGTGAGGAAAGGACTAATTCCTGAATTATTGCAGACTCTAATGGCAAGAAGGGATCAGGTAAAAAAGCAGATGAAGCAGGCCACGGGAGACGAAAAGGACTATTTAGACGGAGTGCAGAATGCCATTAAAATTCTAATGAACACCTTTTATGGTGTCCTCGCTTCTTCATTTTACAGATTCACAAATCCAGAACTTGGTAGCTCGGTTACTTCCTTTGCAAGAAATACGATCATGGGTCTCATTGATAAACTCAAGAAAAAGGATCTAAAGGTGATATACGGTGATACAGATAGCGTTTTCATTGAGTCAGGAAAGAAGGAGCTGACTGATGCGATAAAAATGGGAAATGATCTGAGCAAAGAAATTTCTGACGATTTGCACATTCTGATCGAGTTCGAAAAAATTATGGATCCTTTCTTTTCACATGGAGCGAAGAAGAGATACGTGGGGAAGATAGTCTATCCTATGGATAGTGCTGGAGAAATGCTTGTGAGAGGATACGAGGTTAGGAGAACTGACTCCTTTGATATGCAGAGTGAACTGCTTGAATCGGTGTTTGATTCATTGATGAAAAAAGATGTATCAGGGGCAAGAAAAAATGCAGTAGACGTTATAGAAAGAATGATCAGTGGGGATAGGAGCATAGATATATCTAAACTGGTTATCTCAAGGTCGGTTAAGGATTCAGCATCCTATGCAAACGCTGATTCCATGGCAAATGTGAGAGCCGCAAGAAAACTGCAGGAAAGAGGTGAAAGGTTCATACCTGGAATGAAGGTTTCCTGGATAGTTACCAATAGCAGGGTAACACCACAGGAAGTGGAACCATATATTGATGGAGAGAAATTTGAGGACGAACCTGACTGGCTTTATTACGCAAAAAGGGTTGAGGAAACTGTAAACAGAGTGTTTGAGAGTCTCGATGAGCCCATACACCTGGTGGAGCAGGGTTCCAAATCTGGGAAAAGGCAACAGGCTGTGCATAACAGCAAGAATACAACACTTGATAGTTTCATGGAGGGATAG
- a CDS encoding geranylgeranyl reductase family protein, with product MFDFVVIGGGPSGSYCTQRLAKRGFKVAQLEEHQSIGKPVECTGLVSRRVTSMVKTDSVVNKVHGANIYFPDGNHIRIGKEEETMVLERDRFDQDAAAMSIGNGAELMLNARVKDIRRQDRKMKITMRRDGNIEEVEALAVVGADGANSITRKVLFPDQRFRRIVSAYQIDGADRMEDQDNVNVFLGNKFSNGYFAWGTPAGDFSRIGTAGFGLTREKFNYLYKRYLNPNKISITGGPIPISFLRRPYGDGALLVGDAAGIVKPLSGGGIYTGMVSGEKAAITMERAYEKEDFSEGTLSLYNKLWKKELGAELKRDFRIQKLYSRITDTSFNIIGRKITTERMTHLINTIGDIDYPSRVVLKMLIRNPSIVRNVLFPRKEKNAERN from the coding sequence TTGTTTGATTTTGTTGTCATTGGGGGAGGACCCAGTGGCTCATATTGCACTCAAAGGCTGGCGAAAAGAGGGTTTAAGGTAGCACAGCTTGAGGAGCATCAGTCCATCGGAAAGCCTGTTGAATGCACTGGTCTTGTTTCAAGAAGAGTGACTTCAATGGTAAAGACGGATTCAGTGGTAAACAAAGTCCATGGTGCAAACATATACTTTCCAGATGGCAACCACATAAGAATTGGAAAGGAAGAGGAAACCATGGTGCTGGAAAGGGATCGTTTTGATCAGGATGCTGCTGCAATGTCCATAGGGAATGGTGCAGAGCTAATGTTAAATGCAAGGGTAAAGGACATAAGGAGACAGGATAGGAAAATGAAGATCACCATGAGGAGAGATGGAAACATAGAAGAAGTTGAGGCTCTTGCAGTTGTAGGAGCAGACGGGGCAAACAGTATCACAAGAAAGGTACTGTTCCCTGATCAAAGGTTCAGGAGGATTGTTTCCGCGTATCAGATCGATGGTGCTGATAGGATGGAAGATCAGGATAATGTAAACGTCTTTCTTGGTAATAAATTCAGCAATGGCTATTTTGCATGGGGTACTCCGGCTGGAGACTTCTCTCGCATTGGAACTGCTGGATTTGGATTAACAAGAGAAAAATTCAATTACCTTTACAAAAGGTATCTAAATCCAAATAAAATATCAATAACCGGCGGCCCTATTCCCATAAGTTTCCTCAGAAGACCATATGGTGATGGTGCATTGTTAGTTGGAGATGCAGCAGGTATAGTGAAACCACTCAGCGGCGGTGGAATCTATACTGGAATGGTCTCAGGAGAAAAGGCTGCAATAACAATGGAACGGGCATATGAAAAGGAGGATTTTTCAGAAGGAACACTTTCCCTATACAACAAACTGTGGAAAAAAGAATTAGGTGCAGAACTTAAGAGAGATTTCCGGATACAGAAACTATACTCAAGGATCACTGACACCTCATTTAACATCATAGGCAGAAAGATAACCACTGAGAGAATGACACATTTAATCAATACCATAGGGGATATTGATTATCCCTCAAGAGTTGTTCTTAAAATGCTCATCAGGAATCCATCCATAGTTAGAAACGTATTATTTCCAAGGAAAGAAAAGAATGCAGAACGAAACTAA
- a CDS encoding MFS transporter: MNKYRTSLLASTSFAFIFWGIVGTIGPLAASGSIIGNLNHTGKLIFLLIGSLVVPAGNLSMGILADVIGRKKVFLITMSFYTIGIIVISLSYNVLPLLLGLILAEFGVGGEEPSSLSLVAENTDANKRPFWLTILTNMDNIGSALMAGLFFIVVNNLQDRIVLLIGSLLLILFIVLLRRVIPESQMWLKETGNADESQIEREKIDLKDDGESISQPRLISSFIFLGVIAVSQYLTFGLMAYVLAPIEFPNSSEDDLIIFVALLGSSVAGFIAAPLISRGRKNYTLLSFLFGTVTMVAIFIMVPYLTNMLIFLPLLFANMFMSEFAYASRSVLEPELYGTINRSTLIGLTRLWPMIAYPIFTFYTSTLNLSNFLLINVILWAMGLLASVYWFYFGIETKNANIDYKPVIDRY; encoded by the coding sequence ATGAATAAATATAGAACATCCCTCCTTGCATCAACATCCTTTGCATTTATTTTCTGGGGGATAGTTGGCACAATTGGCCCGCTTGCTGCGTCTGGATCCATAATAGGAAATCTCAATCACACTGGAAAACTAATATTTCTTTTAATAGGATCCCTGGTGGTTCCGGCAGGTAATCTCTCCATGGGAATTCTTGCCGATGTCATTGGCAGAAAAAAGGTTTTTCTTATTACCATGTCATTTTATACCATAGGCATTATCGTTATAAGCCTGAGTTATAACGTTCTTCCTTTGCTGCTAGGTCTCATACTGGCAGAGTTTGGAGTTGGTGGAGAAGAACCATCGTCACTTTCTTTAGTTGCTGAGAACACAGATGCAAATAAAAGACCATTCTGGTTAACTATATTGACTAATATGGATAACATAGGAAGCGCCCTCATGGCAGGTCTCTTTTTCATAGTGGTTAACAATCTTCAGGATAGAATTGTGCTACTGATCGGGTCATTGTTACTGATTTTATTTATTGTTCTTCTAAGACGAGTCATTCCCGAATCTCAGATGTGGCTTAAGGAAACAGGAAACGCAGATGAAAGCCAAATAGAGAGAGAAAAGATTGACCTGAAAGATGACGGCGAAAGCATTTCGCAGCCAAGGCTTATTTCTTCTTTTATTTTTCTGGGGGTAATAGCAGTCTCTCAGTATCTTACATTTGGTCTCATGGCATATGTTCTTGCACCCATAGAGTTTCCAAATAGCTCAGAGGATGATCTGATTATATTTGTAGCACTGTTAGGTTCTTCTGTAGCTGGTTTCATTGCGGCTCCACTCATTTCGAGGGGAAGAAAGAATTATACATTACTCTCCTTCCTGTTTGGCACAGTTACAATGGTTGCAATTTTCATAATGGTACCATATCTTACTAACATGCTAATATTTCTTCCCTTACTTTTTGCAAATATGTTCATGAGTGAGTTTGCCTATGCTTCAAGGTCTGTTCTTGAACCTGAACTTTACGGTACAATAAACAGATCGACACTTATTGGCCTGACCAGACTATGGCCTATGATAGCATACCCGATATTCACTTTTTATACCAGCACCCTGAATCTATCTAACTTTCTACTGATCAACGTCATACTCTGGGCCATGGGACTGCTTGCATCTGTTTACTGGTTCTATTTCGGAATTGAAACAAAGAATGCAAATATAGACTACAAGCCTGTAATCGATCGATATTAA